A window of Cryptomeria japonica chromosome 3, Sugi_1.0, whole genome shotgun sequence contains these coding sequences:
- the LOC131056311 gene encoding leucine-rich repeat receptor protein kinase HPCA1 isoform X3, whose product MASASYSSLFFLLYSSLFILLYTVVFLCPEAAALSKTLDVQMLMAVKSKWQNTPPTWEGSDPCSSQWNGLVCTASRITSLTLSSMNLSGTLATEIGFLNGLQSLDLSYNKELIGPIPSTLGNLINLESLVLIGCGFTGHIPHELGNLQKLTFLDLSSNNFSGPIPPSVGNLTKLRLLDLAKNQLSGSLPVSSLNGSGLDRLINAQHFHLNSNGLSGSIPADIFHSDMQLIHVNALVGEIPLTFGHVPTLEVIRLDGNFLEGPIPSNIGKLKNVNELHLSNNNLSGTIPDLSGMNRLQYIDLSNNSFEASEALEWFGSLEQLTTLILENGSLIGPVPSKLFCLPQLETVRRLRNNDLNGTLKVDTKGSSQLQLIDLENNLITGLSVTGETYTNLMLSGNPACDKNSELVNSKACQAETTEFFYAAGSKTCGDKTCSRDFSANPDICGDKTCREDFRVNPETCECAVPYEGKLEFRAPSFSDLSNVSRVEKLKNSLCTQLNFSEGAVSICCMSFDSHYYLNIGVQLFPFGNKPFFERAEIIRIGFALSNKIYNPPDEFGTFSFTAISYYFTDPRESKGLSSEAKFGISSVAAVLALVIAGVGGYAFRQKWRAEKAIKLSKPFASWRGDSPESKRPPKVDGVRCFSFRELNRCTNYFSEDHKIGSGGYGMVYRGTLNDVSQVVAIKRAKKGSLQVQGAAEFKNEIEVLSRIHHKNLVKLTGFCFGDGEQMLVYEYMPNGSLADYLSEKSGKQLDWRKRIVIALGAARGLTYLHEYANPPIIHRDVKSSNILLDENFNAKVSDFGLSKLSVYGKEIGHMTVSAKGTPGYMDPEFFTTYELSEKSDVYSFGVVLLEIITAKGVFEDGQHIVQTVKKKLEEKGQMREVMDPFLRGESCMGFESFLNMAMRCVEESAARRPVMSDVVRDLESILTALH is encoded by the exons ATGGCTTCAGCATCTTACAGCTCTCTGTTTTTTCTTCTGTACAGTTCTCTGTTTATTCTTCTGTACACAGTTGTTTTTCTTTGCCCCGAAGCAGCTGCACTGTCAAAAACCCTGGACG TACAAATGCTAATGGCGGTGAAGTCCAAATGGCAAAATACTCCACCAACATGGGAGGGCTCTGATCCCTGTTCCAGCCAATGGAACGGCCTTGTCTGCACTGCTTCAAGAATAACTTCACT GACATTATCTAGCATGAACCTTTCAGGAACACTTGCTACAGAAATTGGGTTTCTTAACGGCTTGCAATCTCT AGATTTGTCTTACAATAAAGAACTGATTGGACCCATCCCAAGCACCCTGGGAAATTTGATCAACCTTGAGAGCTT GGTTTTGATAGGCTGTGGCTTTACCGGACATATTCCACACGAATTAGGCAACCTGCAAAAGCTCACTTTTCT GGACTTGAGTTCAAACAATTTTAGTGGCCCCATACCACCATCTGTGGGTAATCTGACAAAACTTCGCTTGCTTGACCTGGCCAAAAATCAACTGTCTGGATCCCTTCCAGTATCAAGCTTAAATGGGTCGGGGCTAGACAGGCTAATTAACGCTCAACACTT CCACTTGAATTCAAACGGACTGAGTGGATCCATTCCTGCGGATATTTTCCACTCAGATATGCAACTGATCCACGT CAATGCTTTAGTGGGAGAGATTCCATTGACTTTCGGGCATGTACCAACCTTGGAAGTTAT AAGGCTCGATGGGAACTTTTTAGAAGGTCCTATACCGTCGAACATTGGCAAACTGAAAAATGTTAATGAACT GCATCTATCGAATAATAACCTGAGTGGTACCATACCTGATTTGTCAGGAATGAACAGACTGCAGTACAT AGACCTGAGTAATAATTCGTTTGAGGCTTCCGAAGCTTTGGAATGGTTTGGATCCCTGGAACAATTGACGACTCT AATATTAGAAAATGGAAGCCTGATAGGCCCGGTGCCATCTAAACTTTTCTGCTTGCCCCAGCTTGAGACTGT CAGGAGGCTACGAAACAACGATCTCAACGGAACTCTAAAAGTCGACACAAAGGGAAGTTCCCAACTACAACTGATAGACCTTGAGAACAATCTCATCACTGGCCTGTCTGTTACTGGAGAAACCTATACCAACTTGAT GTTGAGTGGTAATCCTGCTTGTGATAAAAACTCAGAGCTTGTTAACAGTAAAGCTTGTCAAGCTGAAACCACAGAATTTTTCTATGCAGCTGGTTCCAAAACATGTGGGGACAAAACATGCAGTAGAGATTTCAGTGCAAATCCCGATATCTGTGGGGACAAAACATGTAGGGAAGATTTCAGAGTAAACCCTGAGACCTGTGAATGTGCAGTTCCTTACGAAGGCAAACTTGAATTCAGAGCTCCCTCTTTTTCTGATTTGAGCAATGTCTCAAGGGTGGAGAAATTGAAGAATTCGCTGTGCACACAATTGAATTTTTCAGAAGGAGCAGTATCAATCTGCTGCATGTCCTTTGATTCACATTATTATCTTAACATAGGAGTGCAACTTTTCCCCTTCGGAAACAAACCTTTTTTTGAAAGAGCTGAAATCATAAGAATTGGTTTCGCTCTGAGCAACAAAATTTACAACCCTCCTGATGAATTCGGCACCTTCTCTTTCACAGCAATTTCCTACTACTTCACCG ATCCTAGAGAATCAAAAGGATTAAGCTCTGAAGCAAAGTTTGGTATATCAAGCGTTGCAGCTGTCTTGGCTCTTGTCATTGCAGGTGTGGGAGGTTATGCATTCAGGCAAAAATGGAGGGCTGAGAAAGCAATTAAACTGAGCAAACCCTTTG CTTCTTGGAGGGGGGATAGTCCAGAGAGCAAACGCCCTCCCAAAGTAGATGGTGTTAGATGCTTTTCATTTAGAGAGCTCAACAGATGCACCAACTATTTCTCTGAGGATCACAAAATTGGTTCAGGTGGCTATGGCATG GTGTACAGAGGGACACTCAATGATGTGAGCCAAGTGGTGGCCATAAAAAGAGCCAAGAAAGGATCTCTGCAAGTGCAGGGTGCAGCAGAATTTAAAAATGAAATTGAAGTGCTCTCACGCATTCACCATAAGAATCTGGTTAAGCTGACTGGTTTTTGCTTTGGGGATGGAGAGCAGATGCTTGTCTATGAATACATGCCTAATGGATCTCTTGCCGATTATCTTTCTG AAAAGAGTGGAAAGCAGCTGGATTGGAGGAAAAGGATAGTGATCGCTCTAGGGGCGGCGAGGGGATTAACATATCTCCATGAGTATGCAAACCCCCCCATAATCCACAGAGATGTGAAGTCCAGCAACATCCTACTCGATGAAAATTTCAATGCCAAGGTCTCTGATTTTGGCCTCTCCAAACTCTCTGTCTACGGGAAAGAGATTGGTCATATGACAGTCAGTGCTAAAGGAACACCT GGGTACATGGATCCAGAGTTCTTCACAACATATGAGTTGAGCGAGAAGAGTGATGTTTACAGTTTTGGTGTTGTATTATTAGAAATCATAACGGCAAAGGGAGTGTTTGAAGATGGGCAACATATTGTGCAGACAGTGAAGAAGAAGTTGGAGGAGAAAGGGCAAATGAGGGAGGTGATGGATCCCTTTCTTAGAGGCGAAAGTTGTATGGGGTTTGAAAGCTTTCTGAACATGGCTATGCGTTGCGTGGAGGAATCGGCGGCGAGAAGACCTGTTATGAGCGATGTTGTCAGAGATTTGGAGTCCATCTTAACCGCACTTCATTAA